The DNA window AAAGAAAATACAATTGTAAATATTTCCGCACTTAAACGTTCGCCAATTGCAAACACCAAGATTATAAATAATATTTATTTTAGCGACAGCCTCGCTTTTATGTCGTGCAGTTTTGGGATAATGGTGTTGGACTTAACCAATGAATTAATCAGGGCAACATACATTATTGGGCAAGGCGGACAACAAACTGCTGTTTCTGATTTTACAATTTTTGATGGCTATTACTGGGCGGCTACATCTGATGGATTAAAACGTGCAAATCCTGTTAATACCAATCTTCAGAATTTTGAGTTCTGGGAAACGGTAAGCTATCCCGGCAGCGATAGTATAAATATCTTAGAATTAGAAAACTGGAAGGAAAAGCTTGTAATTGCTACTGACAAAAGTGTTTATTCAGGAAACCTCAACTCCTGGAACCTCCTTGTTGAAAGAACGAATGCAGGGTATAGTTTTTTAAATTCCATGAGCGACCAACTGATAATGTTAGAAACCAAAAGTGATACAACAGGGGTCGAACGTCAATATATTTTATATCAATCTGAAACAGATTCATTGCATATTAATAGCAGATTTATATCTTTTCCAAGTGATCTTATATTGAGTTCTAATGGCGAAATATGGGGCGGGGACAAAGGGCGTTCCTTATTGCATTTTGACGATTATGATATTGAACCGGAACGCATATCGCCCAGATCGCCCTATACAGAAAAAGTATTTGACATGGATGCCGCTAATGGTAAACTCTGGGTTGCGACAGGGGGCTATAGCAGTACTTTTAATTATAATTACAATGCAGATGGCGCACTTAAATTAGACCAAAGCTCCTACTGGTCTTTTTACAATCAATTTTCCCATCCTGAATTCCAAGGTTTTTTAGATATAGTGACAGTGAAGATGCATCCAAATCCCAACAGGGAAGATGTTTATTTTGGTTCATTTTATGCTGGACTAATGCATTTTGACGGGGAAAACTTTAAGCAGTATGATAATGAGAACAGCATTCTGAAAACCAGATCAGGAGATAGCTTACGCACTGCAATTAACAAACTGAATTTTGATGCTTCAGAAAATCTTTGGATGACCTCATACGATACAGAATTTCCAATCACAATTTTGACTGCCGATGATGAATGGTTGCAATTAAAACCATCGGTTACAGTGGCCAATAATTCTCTTACTGATTTTGTGTTTGACGATGCAGGACAAGTCTGGTTTTTAATACGCAGATCAAATGAGCAGGGACTTCTAGTGCTCAATCATGGCAACACACTTGATGATCCTTCAGACGATGTGTACAGGATATTGAGAAACGGAGAAGGCCTTGGCAATCTTCCCTCAAACCAGGTGCGCAGCATTGCTAAAGATAAAAATGGAGATATCTGGGTGGGAACTGAGCAGGGAATAGCGGTTTTCTATTGTGCAAGTTCTGCATTGACTGAAAATGGCTGCGATGCCCAACAAATATTTGTAGAACAGGATGGGCTGGGCGCGTTTCTTTTGGATGATCAGGCTATTAATGCCATTGCTGTGGATGGAGGAAACAGAAAATGGATCGGAACAAGCAATGGTCTCTGGCTTTTTTCTCCTGATGGAACCCGGCAACTGGAATATTTTAATGAAGAGAATAGTCCACTGCCCTCTGACAATATTGTAAGTATTGCTATAGATGGAAAAACCGGTGAGGTATTTGCCGGAACAGAAAGAGGTATTATAAGTCTGAAAGGAGAAGCCACAGAAGGCGGTGAAGAACACAGCAATGTGTATGTATATCCCAATCCGGTGCGGCATGATTATCACGGACCAATAGCGGTAAAGGGTTTGGTGGATGATGCTATTGTAAAATTCACGGATGTTAGTGGCCAACTGATTTATGAAACCCGTGCCTATGGTGGACAGGCCATTTGGAACGGCAGAACCCCAAATGGGCAAAGGGCAAAATCCGGGGTTTATCTTGTTTTTTCTTCCAATGATGATGGCTCTGAAAAATTTGTGGCCAAATTTGTCCTCATAAAATAAGCTGCTGTGCTGCTGCAAACCCGCGGATTGGTTTTAAGAATCACCAAATACTCTGAGAGCAGTATTATAGCCCGCGTATTTACCAGGGAAAGAGGCGTGCAATCCATTATATTGAAAGGAGTACGTTCCTCAAAAGCCAAAAACAAAGCAGCAATTTGGCATCCGGGGAATTTACTTGACATGATCATTTATTTCCAATCCGGGAAAAACCTGAAAAACATAAAAGAGTGCAGACTTCACCATATATACAATCGCGTACAGGGAAATATGCTCAGAAGTGCCATGCTGATGTTTTTAACAGAGGTCTTGAATGCAGTGCTTAAAGAAGAGGATGAATTGGAGAACACTGTGGCTTATGAATTTGTAGAGCAGCAATTCTTAAAACTTGATGAAGCTGAACTGCCCGATAAAAATTTTCACATCCGCTTTTTGCTTCGCCTGAGCAATCATTTTGGAATTTATCCCAAAGACAATTATTCGCATGTAGCACCTTACTTTAAATTTTCAGAAGGAGCATTTTCTTCAGTAAAAGGCAATGACGTGCTAAATGCTGAAATAAGCAAGCAGCTTTTCAGAATTATGAATGGCGAAAATTTCAACATTACTACGGCTCAAAGAGCACAGTTGATAGAAGCACTACTCAATTACTACCGGGTGCAAATAGGGGGTTTTGGAACCATTCGTTCGCATTTAATTTTGCATCAGGTTTTTGCTTGATTGTTTTTCCCCTTTAGTGCATTCGTGTCCATTCACTCCAAATCCTTCAAAGCCAAATAGGCCATCCATCCGGGGCTTTGTTCCAGGGCTTTTTTATCGATGTCAAAGTGTGGGGAATGTACGGGATAGCTAATGCCCTTTTCGGGATTGCCCACGCCCAGGCGGTAAAACAGTGCAGGTGCTTTTTGTGAAAAATAGGCAAAATCTTCGGCTGTCATGCGCATTTCCAGTTCGTGTACATTCTCTGCTCCCCAGAAATCCTTGGCCCACTGCATGGCCTTTTCGGTCAATTCTTCATCATTATATACAAAGGGGTATCCTCTTCTGATTTCTAAATTAAACGTAGCTCCTGTTGCCAATTCAATGCCCTTGGCCACTTCCCGAATACGCTCATGCGCCTTTTCGCGCCATTCCTCGTCAAAAGTCCTAAAAGTGCCTTCTACATGTACTTTTTCGGGGATTACATTGGTAGCACCGCCATCGGAATTTATTTTGCCAAAACTCAATACCGTGGGAACAACGGGCGGTGCATTTCTACTGATTACCTGCTGTACCGTTATCAAAAACTGTGCAGTGGCAATGATGGGGTCAATATTGTAATGCGGCAATGCGCCATGTCCGCCCTTGCCGACTACTTCCAAATAGACTTCATCGGCAGAGGCCATATAGCTTCCGGGCCGCATCCCAATTTGTCCGGCAGGCAACTCGGGATAAACATGCTGCCCAAAAATATGCTCTACCTTGGGATTTTCCATCACGCCTTCTTTGATCATCACGGAAGCACCACCGGGCAGTTTTTCCTCAGAAGGCTGAAAAAACAATTTGATGGTTCCGCTCCATTCGTCCTTTAGTTCATTCAAAATCCAGGCCGTACCGAGCAAGCTGGAAGTGTGCACATCATGACCACAGGCATGCATCAATCCTTTGGTTTTCGATTTATAAGGCACATCATTTTTTTCCTCAATCGGCAAGGCATCCATATCGCCACGCAGGGCAATGGTCCTCGATTCAGGATTTTTGCCTTTCAGGTAGGCCACTATTCCTGTTTTGGCCACACCAGATTTATAGGGAATTCCCCACTCGTCTAATTTTTCGGTGACTTTTTGGGAAGTGCGGTTTTCGTTAAATGCCAATTCAGGATGCATATGCATGTCTTCCCTGAATGCCAGCACTTCTGGGAAAATTTTTTTTGAAAGCGTTTTTATTTCATTGATATCAATCATAAATCCTCCAAAGGTATGTCGTCTTGAATAATAAAAGCATCCGGAAACTCTCTCTGGATCAGAATCAACTCCCTGTAGGCATCAATCTTGCTGCGGTAAGCACCTTCCCTGAGTTTGAAATTGGGTTGCTGATAGATCATTGTTGAACGCTTTTCGGGGAATGCTTTGTAAAAATCAGATTTGAAATTTAGAATGGCTTGCCTGTTTGTTCCGGCAATCAATTGAATCCGATAACCAGAAAAAACAGCTTTTTGCTTATTATTAATAATAAAGTTTTTGATTAGCGTGTCTAATTTTGCGGGATAATGATATGTGATTTTCCCCA is part of the Chitinophagales bacterium genome and encodes:
- a CDS encoding two-component regulator propeller domain-containing protein — encoded protein: MRCKQSFYKSKYNRLLKTIYTLLLIIGILGSLEAQPLAIGEWRYHAAYGNVQSIAVAEQENLVYASSPNAMFSYDTETEEIQRFNKVNGLSDVGIQRIDYSTDAKTLVISYSNGNIDLLKENTIVNISALKRSPIANTKIINNIYFSDSLAFMSCSFGIMVLDLTNELIRATYIIGQGGQQTAVSDFTIFDGYYWAATSDGLKRANPVNTNLQNFEFWETVSYPGSDSINILELENWKEKLVIATDKSVYSGNLNSWNLLVERTNAGYSFLNSMSDQLIMLETKSDTTGVERQYILYQSETDSLHINSRFISFPSDLILSSNGEIWGGDKGRSLLHFDDYDIEPERISPRSPYTEKVFDMDAANGKLWVATGGYSSTFNYNYNADGALKLDQSSYWSFYNQFSHPEFQGFLDIVTVKMHPNPNREDVYFGSFYAGLMHFDGENFKQYDNENSILKTRSGDSLRTAINKLNFDASENLWMTSYDTEFPITILTADDEWLQLKPSVTVANNSLTDFVFDDAGQVWFLIRRSNEQGLLVLNHGNTLDDPSDDVYRILRNGEGLGNLPSNQVRSIAKDKNGDIWVGTEQGIAVFYCASSALTENGCDAQQIFVEQDGLGAFLLDDQAINAIAVDGGNRKWIGTSNGLWLFSPDGTRQLEYFNEENSPLPSDNIVSIAIDGKTGEVFAGTERGIISLKGEATEGGEEHSNVYVYPNPVRHDYHGPIAVKGLVDDAIVKFTDVSGQLIYETRAYGGQAIWNGRTPNGQRAKSGVYLVFSSNDDGSEKFVAKFVLIK
- the recO gene encoding DNA repair protein RecO encodes the protein MLLQTRGLVLRITKYSESSIIARVFTRERGVQSIILKGVRSSKAKNKAAIWHPGNLLDMIIYFQSGKNLKNIKECRLHHIYNRVQGNMLRSAMLMFLTEVLNAVLKEEDELENTVAYEFVEQQFLKLDEAELPDKNFHIRFLLRLSNHFGIYPKDNYSHVAPYFKFSEGAFSSVKGNDVLNAEISKQLFRIMNGENFNITTAQRAQLIEALLNYYRVQIGGFGTIRSHLILHQVFA
- a CDS encoding M20 family metallopeptidase; this encodes MIDINEIKTLSKKIFPEVLAFREDMHMHPELAFNENRTSQKVTEKLDEWGIPYKSGVAKTGIVAYLKGKNPESRTIALRGDMDALPIEEKNDVPYKSKTKGLMHACGHDVHTSSLLGTAWILNELKDEWSGTIKLFFQPSEEKLPGGASVMIKEGVMENPKVEHIFGQHVYPELPAGQIGMRPGSYMASADEVYLEVVGKGGHGALPHYNIDPIIATAQFLITVQQVISRNAPPVVPTVLSFGKINSDGGATNVIPEKVHVEGTFRTFDEEWREKAHERIREVAKGIELATGATFNLEIRRGYPFVYNDEELTEKAMQWAKDFWGAENVHELEMRMTAEDFAYFSQKAPALFYRLGVGNPEKGISYPVHSPHFDIDKKALEQSPGWMAYLALKDLE